The genomic DNA agtactatttctttactttaaaactattgtaatatttagataCTTGTagtttacagtacttgatttgtactaaatattttggtacagaaataatacaatattccatgtttgaaaatcaaaactttaagagatttaaaatagaaaaactttcaaaatgctgaaaatgtaacggtaGTAACCAAGGATCTgtaggtacctaaatattacaataattttagagtaaaaaaatattttaaaattagattgCCAGTACTACAAAtgtttagtacagaaatagtacatatgcaaaagtagctgtgtaggaaaattgatttttaattgtttttattatgtcTGCCTTATCCATATATAGCTTTTTATGTTTATCTTAGTTTCTAAACGAATGAAAGCATTATTTAATTAGTTTGGAATGTTATTTATCAATTGTATGTCATATACTATTTCATCGTTGTACTCGTATTTTTAGATTCTGTACCTGAATAATTTTGGGGTACACGGAGGTGTCTGCAAATTTACCAGAAAGGGTGTGGATATGATGCTGACAACTCTCATCACCGGAAGCCCATTTGGTTTGGGTGCAGATCCAGAACTGAAGGTATAAAGATCTATAAATATTCTAGTGTATGTATGACAAATTGACGTGTATATTTTTATAGGAAATCAACACCAGAATGCTAAAAAAAAGGCAGAAGCTAGACGGATTTTGAATGGAAAAGTAATcagtaatatttgttataaaggtataggaagatatggtgtgagtgccaatgagacaactctccatccaaataacaattttaaaaaaagtaaaccattagaggtcaatgtacggccttcaacacggaaccttggctcacacctaacaagaagctataaagggccctaaaattactaaagttacataaaaccattcgaacggaaaaaacaacggtctaatttaattgtgtcatgtgtactattgtttttctgtttgtctttttcatttttagccatggcgttgtcagtttgttttagatttacgagtttgactgtccctttggtgtctttcgttcctcttttaatCGTATATATATCTCTTgcattaaattattataaatcgCTAGCCATTATTACATGAAAGTTTTCATGACTTTACTTGGTGTAaactttttattgacatttttaagaTGCCTTAAATTTTACACATTCTATGCATGTTAATATTTACAGTTATTTTACTTTAACATTATGTaccttttacaaaattattaaatgaacaaatgacttcttcaaatttattgaatgaAGGAATTAATGAAACTTTCAGCATGAATATAATGAAAACCCatgtcaaaaagaaaaaaaccttgatcaaacaatattattaataCTTTATGTATATTGTAGATATATGATACAGTGTTTGATGGAGTTGGTGTAAGAGTTTATGAACCTGTCAAtctcaaatcaaacaaaagacCAGCATTAGTATACTATCACGGCGGTGGTTGGTCCTGGTTATCTGTTGGTATGTACACGTATATATCTGATCTCCTTGCATTGTAAAAccaagtaaaaaaacaaatttgcgATAACAAAATGTTCAAATGTGTTTTGCACTGTGATTGgattgttatctctttgacaaattcctcgtttctattctcaatttcatcTTGCAAAAAATAAGCCGTCAAAGCACAGATACATTGGTAGGTACTAGATACATAAAGTCATACAGCCATGCAAGGTTGTTATTTACAAAGATATATATTGTAGTATAGAAACTTCACTGTTTGTTTTAATGAGTGCAGTATAATTCTAGATTGACCCATTACTAGAATAGCATTAAGTTTTACTGGATAAGCTTAAAGCTGTAATGACGGAAAACTAAAGATATGACATGTCGACAGtctttaaaatattcttcaaatgtTAAAGATATTTTGCAGGATCTTAATCTCGCAATTTTAATCCTTAACACTTTCGCCGGGGGTCAAATTTGCGTATCGGACAACCATTACCCCATCTTATAATTGATTTCGATTTGCACAAACTATTTCTGAGGGGACATTTTCTCGCATTTTAATTATGTAGTTGCGATAATGTCCACGTTTACATGATTAAATAGTATCATGTATCTTTCGTTACTTAACTATGATTGTTGTGTTATGAATACCCGCGCGAAAAAATACTAGGCAAAAATGTCCACTTTTACATCATGATGAATTATAAAAAGTATCCTGTATCTTTCGTTACTGAACTATAATTGTTGTGTAAATACACGTGATATTGTTTCAGATGTGTATGACGGAGCAACAAGAGCACTAGCCAAGCGAGTTGGTATGGTTGTAGTTTCTGTGAGGTGAGTTATAATTTTgcaaaatgtttcatttaagtttcaaattgaaatgataatatgttttaattatcCAAGATGATGGATAATGTTATATCCCCCCCTCTTccataaaatcaaatggtagctcacTCATAGACTTTACCATTTCTGTATTTGCATTGGATCCGTTTTTTTGTTATACTGATTTTACACTATAACATACtatgaccaaaatgacaaagataTGACCTTTTTGAATAAAAGCATATTCAGTCTGTATGAAATAAAGTATAATATAGGCTATAAATTAGTTACTTTTAACACTTTTCTGTTAAATGATTATTCTCACCATTTctttgcatttttctttaatttcttgtttatgCCCGATCTGAGATAGCGCCATTTGTACTTTACGATACAGTTGTGGTCACTACAATTTGATACTTAAGACACCTGCATGTTCACCATAATAGgaattttcaataattataacaaataatggttttgatccaaattttgccGTTCTTTACATATCATTCAATAAGAGTGTACGTGATGTCTGTTgtcttttggacactttttggACACTATTGGTTTGGACAAAGGTACCAAAACGCATTTCCTACCATGATAGGacatacaaaaaacatttaCGCAATATGGAAATGatgttataaaactgtaaatgtgttacatttttttaattttttttacagttacaGACAATCACCAGAGCATCCTCATCCAATACCTTTCGAAGACTGTTTAACAGCAACTAAGTACGTCGTCAACAATGCTAAATCTCTTCATGTAGATCCGTCACGTGTAGCCATTTCCGGTGACAGCGCAGGTGGCCATTTGTCAGCAGCCGTTGCTATGGCGATGAAGAAAGAGATCAAAATTTCCGTCCCAATTTACCCTTGTttacaattatttgatttaCAAACACCAtcatatattgaaaacaaagatTATATTCCAGGAATGCTGACCGATGTGTCCATGTTGACCTATTGGCTAAACTATGGAAATATCAGTTACAACTATATCGATGATATCTTAGCTAACAGACATACATCTCAAAAACTTAAACAATCATTGTATGCTAAATATGTTAGTCCAGATTGGTACATGAAGGAGCATATAAGAACACCTAGTTTACGAAATATGAAGAAAGAAACGAACTTTGGAAAAACTGAATTATCCAATCAAATACAAGAGACAATTCTAAACCCTGATTTTTCACCTTTAATGGTGCCGGACGTTAAGTTCAAAGACTTGCCGCTTACATATGTGTTAACAGCTGGATATGACGTTTTACGTGATGATGGACTCATCTATTATCAGCGTTTGAAAAAGGCTGGTGCTAAAGTACAATTGGCACATTATtcagagggatttcatggtatgattttcttttttgacgGTCCTATGCCATTTCAAGTAGGAATTCGTGCAATGAATGACCTTGTTGAATTCTTGAAGAAAAAATTATGATAACTGCTCAAATATTAAAGATCTGTTATTGTCTAGATTATAGATTTATATGCAAGGGATATGTAGcgaagaaataaaaaatgtctaaaatatgcaatgttttttttgttatctgtatGAACTGAGATTCATAGTGTGTATTATTATTTAGTGAATTGATAATTATTTCGGGAGATGGTAAATGTAttcattttatagaaatttgaTCTTGTTAAACACTGGTTTTGATTGTCTGCATTCAATGTCATTGTTAGCAGTCTTTGTGATATATGGTAGCGGCCAGTTGTTGATGGTAAAGAAAGCTCGATTGAATGGAGAGAAATACCGACATGCTgcaggaaaactgacaatttctATAATAAAgggaggtgtggtatgattgacaatgagacaagcATTCAATAAAGTTCAAATAATGTGGACGTTAGCAATCAAAGTAAAGCATACGGCCTTTAATAACGAGATACCGTAACATCGGCTATAAAGGCCCCGACATGAAAAACTATGAAACACTTCATTTGTAAACACTTTCTGCTTaagttataacaaaacaatttactaaaacaaatatgacagagaTAAAccaactacaaccactgaataacaggcttctgacttgggaaaggcatATACATAATGTGGCATGGTTTAACGATCGATAATGCGTTGTGGGCACCAGACCCTTCCGTAACCTTAGGTGCAGTGGTGAAACAtcacaaaatatgaacaaaccagaaaatcagttgaaaagagCTGAAGTCATCGGAATGACACAAAGCACAGACTGGACGAAGCAGAGTATTGACAAAGCACAGACTGGACGTAGCAGAGTATTGACAAAGCACAGAATGGACGTAGCAGAGTATTGACAAAGTACAGACTGGATGTAGCAGAGTATCGACAAAGCACAGACTGGACGTAGCAGAGTATTGACAAAGCACAGACTGGGCGTAGCAGAGTATTGACAAAGCACAGACTGGACGTAGCAGAGTATTTATATACCCCCTTACAAAGCACAGACTGGGCGTAGCAGAGTATTTATATACCCCTTACAAAGCACAGACTGGACGTAGCAGAGTATTTATATACCCCTTACAAAAAAGATGTAGAACTTACTTTTTGAACGCTGTTCAAAATCTTGGCTTATAATTGATTGCAATGGCCTTTGTTCTGTCGTTTGTTTGTTCGTACATCTGTTTGTACAATAAATGTACGAATTTGTCAGAATATGCTGGACGTAACATAATTATGCTGGATATGATGACTtttcttatacattgtatatgacaAAAGCTCAAGACGGAAAGTCAATTGGTGGACCATAGACTTTTCTGATCTGTCATACACCCACTTTGTGATTTCTGATGCGTCAAATGACAAGTGAGGGATATGGTTAGCGACATATCACAGGGtttggttgttgtttttgttgttgttgtttcccgtcaatttttttgtttacaatgtgAAGTGGAGCGTTGAATGTTGTAAAGTCTATCTGTTGAGATTAatacgccattgctaaaaatttAAAGTTGTACAACGcgttttttctttgtttggaTATTAAGTGTCGATACGAGCGACAGGGACACACAAGGTAAAGTTTccccttaaaaaaaatttgcagatGAGTCTTTCGCTATTATTAGAAGGATGCCATAACAAATTGGTTTAACGTTTTGCAATATCTGATTCATATATATAGACGACGACGAATATATGTTCAAGTTGTCGTAACTTAAATTATGCCCCTTTTGTTGCCCAAATGTGACCTTCAGGATAAGACTGATCAACAGGGTAGTagtcatttgatttgtttgtcGCGGCAGTCTATATGGACTAGGAAATTATGTAGCATGAAAACAAACCAGTTGAAcccaccacattctgtatgtgccttcCCAtcagcctgtaatttagtgttTGTCATTTGTGTtagttttttattcatttatttcgttgtaaataaattaggctccttgttttttcttgataatttgtatttcattttgtttttggtggagagttgtgtcattggagGTCATAAAACATCTTATTCTTATAATTCGTACGTATCGTAGTTTTcttacatatacattgtacggTGTAAACtatgtataaaaagaagatgtggtatgattggtatgagacaactatccacaaaagaccaaaatgacacaaacattaacaactataggtcaccgtacggccttcaacaatgagcaaagcccataccgcatagtcagctattaaaggtcccgataagacaatgtttaCTCCGGTTAAATAtagaattaagaattaaattataaaaaatgactgtACTATTTTGTCTTTCTATTCACAATATACATGGGCTGGTAGATTTCATTAGAAGTGGTCAGAACCATTCAAGAGGATTTATCAACAAGAATATCCAACCTTCggtggatagttgtcacatTAAGAATCACATTCTATAATTTACATGTTGTATTCATACCCAATAACAAAAAACTCAGAGATAAACAGTGGCTTAAGTTAAAAATGCTTGTAATgctaaatatacaaatttattcaaTACAATACTCAAATAATAGGCCAGTCGTTGTAATTTTCATGCTTTTGTCACTAATCTGCAAGAAATAAAACACATGCAATTCTTTACAACTTGGTGATATTTTGTGTACTTATTTGTGAAATTTCATTGGTAGTAAGTATTTACATGACAAAACTGCTCTTTCGAGTCATTGCTTAATACCGGTTTCACTTCAAATGAAACTTTCTTCCTTCAATATAATAGAAGAATCAGTATCAGTTTTAAACTGTTGAGTTTAGCTTTcatactattttgatctgagcgtcactgatgagtcatatgtagacgaaacgctcgtctggcgtattcAATCAGTAGCcaagtacctttgataacaatacAATTGAGTGACGCTAGATGTTCCACTTTCTTAAGAACACTTGGCGATGAAAGTTAAGTGACaccatgaaaaatatatatcaaaatgcaataaaatgaccaacattatcaattatatcaattttgtaattaaaacaggtgttaaatcattaaaaataaaatcataaccGACGCGTATTTCATACTTACAAACTGATTTCTTTCTTCCATAACTGCTAGATCCATGTCGACCAGACCCATAGCCGCCACCTCCGTAACCACCCATACTGCTACCTCCGTAACCACCCATGCCACCGCCTCCAATACCACCCATGCCGCTGCCATAACCTCCATAACCACCCATACCGCTGCTTCCGTAACCACCCATGCCGCCTCCGTAATCTCCATAACCACCCATACCACCGCCTCCAATACCACCCATGCCGCTGCCATAACCTCCATACCCACCCATACCACCGCCTCCAATACCACCCATACCGCCGCCTCCAATACCACCCATGCCGCCGCCTCCGTAACCTCCGTAACCACCCATACCACCACTTCCATAACCCATACCACCTCCATAACCCCCTCCGCCACTGCCGTAGCTACTCCAACTACCATAAATTCCCATTCTCCATGGACTTCCAGAATTTCCCCATCCCCATCTTTGAACACATCTGTAATATGGGTACCACGGGAGTGTAATGCATCTCTTCCATGGTGGACATGCCCTAGgctaaaataaataacactgTATTTCAAACAGCGAAACCCGCACGGGTTGAAATGCAAACATGATATAtgaatgacaaaaaacaaacaacacatgaaaAAGTGTTAAACAGGTAgaattaattttaacaaaatatataagtatatttatgTAGACGATTGACCAATATAGATATTTGATAAATCATAAAGCctatttcattattattcgtttgaTTCCAATTTTCGCGGGTTTCGTGGGTACCGGTGAACCACGGATTCAAATGATCAACGAATAACATAGTTTGAAAAGGCTTTTCACACAGAGATTGGGAAAaccaagaaatcaaatatccacgaatatacAAGTTTTTAGCATTCCACGACAATTGatacccaagaaaataaatgaatccacagtatttgttTTAGAAATCATTTGCAATGAATGCCAATTTAATGGGattatttattgtgttttaaatCAGAACGGCCAGTAGTATTCAGCATGACACTACcgattatttttgttgtatgaGACAAAAGTCCCACATGAGTTTATCAAagaataactattttttttatcatctaagTATTAGAAAAACTTATCATGCTAAACATAAATTGACAAAACAAGTTAAACACATAAAATAATAGGAGCCTGGAAATTATGTATAATTTGGATCTTACCCATGAATAGCATCTAGTGGCAGTtatttctgaaaatgaaaaaaaatgagaaaagacAACAGCTATAGCACTTAGAAAAAATGCGGAACAAGtacttataaataaactcatcttagacaaattttatatttacgccagacgggcgtttcgtctacgCTCGCatccaaaaaaatttaaaaacaaaagccaaataaagtacgaagttggagagcattgagatccaaaatttttaaaagtgttgccagatacagctaaggtaatctatgcctgaggcaGAAAAgcattagtatttcaaaacattctaaattttgttaacagttgatttataaatataacaatactaatgataattcatgtcagcacaacaagtgctgactactgggcttgtgataaaCTGATTCTGGGAGCGCGTATACTCTGTTAACTTTATTTCCTTCAGTGCGAACTTTGAAATAAGATTAAAAGACATGATGAATTCATACCTTGTATTGCTATTCCAAACAGAAAAATGGCGAAGAACAGGCAGGTGATGGGCTGCATGGTGAGCTAAAACAATGTCAGAATTATTCCTTTGCTGAAAAGTAAATTGGAgaaattgattaaatatttatttctagaGTCGTATAGATATACAACATTCTTTTACTTTGTAATATCAAACCAAATGCTTTAAGCAAACACATTGAATAGGGGATACAATGTATCCATCCATTACACATAATTATTACATTCACACCAATAAGTGTATAACAACCAAGACCAGTTGTCttaaaaatcaatgtaaaaagaagatttttctTTACGTTGCACTATTACATATATGCAATGCGCGTTCCAGGAAAACATCTGATAGCCGGCTTCCAAGATTACTGTAACTACCctttaaacaacacaaaccaaTAGTGTTTTGCAATTAgacctttatttaaaaaataccttGTTTTACCCTTAAAATTATTGGTGCTAAAATTGCTAATCTGATAGTGTCCTATATGTCGAATAGccttttgttttcttctcatcATTTTAGcaatgtttttcaaataaattttaaaaatcaatgtcgttttttttaccgaaacatttatttgaatttaccTCCATCAGAAAAAAACCTATATAGAATTAGAAAGGTTTTATAAGTAATTCAATTTgtgtaaatatatgaaaaattagGACcagataaaacaaatcttttatttatttttccgCAATTCAAAAGATACCTTctaatttattattaatttttattataaatgattCTATATTCTAAAACTATTTGTACTTACCTTGTATTTGGATCCTTGATACGGGAATGTTATTATCAAATCTTGCTCTCCTATTTATAGTACGGTTGTATTTTTTGAAACGTGAATCAGTATTGTTTTTACTTTCAtactttttgtatttgatttgtttatgtctTGTTCATCAATTAAAgaacattaaatataatataccaataagtaaagaaaagttaaatgatttgtggtaaatttattataactattattaaatgtattatgtacaaaaattcTGCATCCTCTTAGtaataaacaacaaatttacaaatgtttagaataaaaatcGACTTATTAACCATAGGGTGatctatcaaaaaataaaaacaatattttcttgGATGTCAAACTACTCAACAATTTCGTGACATAACCACCTTTGCCATATTGCGGTTATATTGGTCAATGATGTTTTACTATAAATACAAgttgaatatttattatttacagttCACTCTCAAGATTTCCAACAAGGTAAGACATTATATGTTTCGAAATATACAAAACTATATCGTTGTACACCGgtgtttacatttttagctaAAACTTTTATAAGAGTGCCAACAGTAGACATACGTTTTCTGTACGAACGTATAGGTAGTACAAACATGGTTTTAAATTGTtgcaaattttaatttctttataatacaaatacaaagaTAACTAAAGACACCAGTATGTTGCAGATAtccaaaattataattatttttgccgtaaaatttattcaaaaagggTATGAGAAGTAAATGTTAATTAAGAAAATAGAATACAGTACGTAACTTCATGAAACTTGCACAGTATACAACTAAATGAGATTACTATTTGTAACCATATCCATATTTTCATGATTGTTTcacattcatttcatttttgatatCTCATTAGACCATGCACTATATTTCTATTCgcttgttaaataaaattaagggGAGTGgtttaaaatgtaaagtttCACATATTACTAATCAGtacatttatacaaataatttgtATGTATCATTTTAGCTAACCATGAAACCCATCACTTGTCTGTTCTTCGCCATTTTCCTGTTTGGAATAGCAATACAAGGTATGATTTCAACCATCTCTAAGAACATGTTaagatgtaaaaataaaactttttctaaaagaaagACTCATTGGAAATGAATTGATCGCATTAAAATACAAGATATATCTGACGGGAGATGCTTAGTATCCAAATTCCTCGTCACTCTTCTGTTTCAAGTAgccttttgtaaaacaaaataattgatacTGTTTGTTTCACTTGATTGTCTGACTTTAATGGAGACTCAGAGTAAagagttatcaaaggtaccaagattataatttaatacgctgGTATGTTGAATTGGTTACATTAATATataccaaggatagtttaacaGGTAACATTGAGTATACGCACATTGTCAGTAATGCTGTTACTTACGTTGATCTGTAGCGTAAACTTTCtatatcattttggtctctggtgaagatttgtcttattagcaatcaatgcattttctcttttttatatttattataaaacaacGGGATAACTGttcttaatattttctttattatatcAGAAGTATATTACATCTAGTGGCTTAAAACAGTTAACTATTGCCTTTATCATTGAGGGTACTAACATGAATACAGAGCTTGTATTAAGTGTTTTTTGCTCGTAAAAGTCTGTAATATGTTGATATTACCTCAAAGGTGTATAGAACAACAATTGTAATCGTAAATGTGTCTAACACGATTTTCTGTATTTGCCTTCATCCAGAACACCCCAAACAAACGTATTGAACTGCTTTACACATAAATATACTTGAATACATGTAAATGAGAACCAATTTGACCATTAGGAATAGCCCAATTATATGAAGGTTAAATTTTTAGGCACCGTAGTTTCTGAATTCTGTTGTTTATCAATTCATAGAagaacaattaaatatatatgttaaaaattatGTAAGTACCAAAATGAAATGTATTAACTTTCGGAAAAAGTACTacactttataaaatattgaccATATGCTAGAAACTTAAGGTGAAACAAACTCACATGCGTTAAAAGATCTTTTCTTGATTCCatttagggacgacatcaaaagttcaatgaaggataaaaaaacttaattcacatagtttttttcactgacccccctacccccctctgaacttaatttgggaaaaattgattgacccataTAGATATATGTGAAAATCAATGTCGGATAACCAAATCTTTCAACAGTTCAGTCCCCctcccccaaactatttgaaataagtttttttttttttatcttacattgatcttttgatgtcgtcccttacccAGGAACGACAAAACAGAAATTTGAATGCCAATGAAACAATATACGTGCATGATTGAATTACTATATGACCAAAAGAGTAAACATCTCATTTAGGTTTGTTTATATGTGggaagatttttttctatatcacTGACGTGTACTACACTTTTCTGATTGTAATATTTACATCGCAATTGCCTCACACATATTATTTGTACCCGATTGTCTTATATGTGAAACTAGTGCTATTCtttaaataacttatattttaGGAACAACTGCAAGATGCAATTCATGGGTAAGATCGaactttgaaatattcaaacttgtaaatataaacctttttttgtgtttgaatttgacgtaaatgttttttttccattttgtaatttattttttagtgttattcttttttttactatttttaaaaaattgaactttttttatacTTGAAATGATAAAACCAATTATTGATTGTCATTGTGATATAAAACACACAATGTTTCATATTCTAAACTTTTCATAACACATTTGTATTTCA from Mytilus trossulus isolate FHL-02 chromosome 8, PNRI_Mtr1.1.1.hap1, whole genome shotgun sequence includes the following:
- the LOC134728043 gene encoding acanthoscurrin-2-like — protein: MGIYGSWSSYGSGGGGYGGGMGYGSGGMGGYGGYGGGGMGGIGGGGMGGIGGGGMGGYGGYGSGMGGIGGGGMGGYGDYGGGMGGYGSSGMGGYGGYGSGMGGIGGGGMGGYGGSSMGGYGGGGYGSGRHGSSSYGRKKSVY
- the LOC134681436 gene encoding arylacetamide deacetylase-like: MVQKGHKKKEGGKDLGKLIHDHDAKLKGSTIWNILKQSMFAIIVGILALCLFNYMDTQVPEGVTEVWSARILDTSLRTMGKVILYLNNFGVHGGVCKFTRKGVDMMLTTLITGSPFGLGADPELKIYDTVFDGVGVRVYEPVNLKSNKRPALVYYHGGGWSWLSVDVYDGATRALAKRVGMVVVSVSYRQSPEHPHPIPFEDCLTATKYVVNNAKSLHVDPSRVAISGDSAGGHLSAAVAMAMKKEIKISVPIYPCLQLFDLQTPSYIENKDYIPGMLTDVSMLTYWLNYGNISYNYIDDILANRHTSQKLKQSLYAKYVSPDWYMKEHIRTPSLRNMKKETNFGKTELSNQIQETILNPDFSPLMVPDVKFKDLPLTYVLTAGYDVLRDDGLIYYQRLKKAGAKVQLAHYSEGFHGMIFFFDGPMPFQVGIRAMNDLVEFLKKKL